The Amphiura filiformis chromosome 15, Afil_fr2py, whole genome shotgun sequence region GCTGAGTgctcatctgtttacaaaatttGCAAATCTCAATGTTAATTAAGCTTATAGTGTTCAGTGTGGTCAAATCAATGAGTACACCTTTAATAAATCAGGGAATTCCCCTTTTCTTCCAGATTTCATTTACATAGCCCATATGCAATGGTCTAGAAAATATAAATAGATAAAATTTCTCTTTGTTGTATGTGCAATGATTCATGCAAAGGTTAACTGttatggctattccatttgaattccatacacccctgtgtaagacatgacattaatcttcctcacagggagtgtgaatttcaaatggcgttacctgaatgggtgacttgtATTattggggatgtatggatttcaactgaaatagcccattgctttCACTTTCATTTTCCTATAATTATTGAGTGCAATTATGGTACCAAAACATAGTAACCATTAAGCAATGAGAGAGCATGTTTTCTCCAACCTTAAAATACCCTTCTCCACCACTCTATGTGCGGAATGTTTCTTCAAGGGTTGATAAAAAATTTCACaatccaacattgatcgggggggaTGGGGGAGCTGTCAAATACAACATTTTTAACCTTGACCCGAATGaattatgtcacataatatgaggCAGTGTGGGCATGTATTCATGTGTATCTATCACGGATTGGCTGATCAAATTTATGCAAAAGTTGCTTTCAGCAATCTATACCTTTTTGATGTATTATTGAAACTCACTCAACTAGGGTACGCTACCCACTGGCTTTGTGACTTTGATATTTATACCATGTTTACAAATGTAAGTGACCGTGACATTTATCATAATACagatatacagggttcaaaagaaataactcccccccctaaaattacaaaacatttctttgcataacttgacatttattttgttgatttgagaaattcaaaaagctgtgaatagaggaatcgtttttcattcctcccaaagttgtttcatttgcaaaagcaatatttttggtcaaaaataatcacattttccaaaaattatgctttcagaaaaagttgcactttaccacattttgtacaaaacgttctcgatattaatgttatggttgatttaattcttgtttttttccttcaccattctgtctctgatccttcaggcacccatgcaaccatcattcagtgcaaaagaaagatttgttgaacttaatttaggcgtaaaatgagattttctttgatgtttttaatcatcagttgtttcaaaatgataaaatcactaggaaggagaaatgagctctccacgcataaatttgaccaaaatggtgaacatttacctgtattgggtcagttgaagcatcttgcattttgatttaaaattatggctttcttggataatggtgtaacactcatgatgtggcgacaagagattggctgcatgcagttaattggctggatgctgacttccaactTCCAATCTTTGTTGACCATTTCTTCTTTGttatgtacgcctttattcaagagatccgttgctatagatcttttGCAACCGCTTTCTGTCTACCATTTGCAActaaatttttcatctcttctagccaacgaaagaaataagcatcacactacaaaccttatttctactgctatagtgattttaccattttttagcACCGACTGAAAAcctcattcatgtcaaaattcatgtcgatgaatcattgttttacactgaaagatgattgcatgggtgactgagtaatcggatacacaaaatttaagaaaattaactaacaattaaaccaatcaaaacattgatccaCGTTGACATCGAGAACATttctgtacattacatgtataggatgttgaaaagtgcaactttttctgaaagcatcatttttggaaaatgtgaacatttttaaccaacaaaaaatgattttccaaaaaaaggaaattgggagggtagcaaaagatTCATCTATTTACaggttttaaaattttcaaatcaaccaaatgtatgtcaagttatgctaagaaatgttttgtaattttaggggggggagttatttcttttgaaccctgtatatatATTATTGGATTCAGGTGACTTGGATTTGGACCGGAATCTATAAGTACAGGTAAGCGAAGTAATTATTTTTGTGGataaaaattttgttaaaaaattgtGTTAGACCATACCTGTAATATATCTGGACTAGGAGGATGTTACCATAAATTGGGACTTCAAATCTCACAATATCAAGAAAAAAACAAAAGCCACTGATTTTCAGCAAGTTTGAACTATTATCATGAACTTGTGTTGCAAAATTTGATAAATTGATCAGATATGTCTATGTACATGCATGCTATACAATTAAATAATAAAATGGAATCTGGTCAATCAAGTTTGATATATTTCATGCAGATTGTGTTACAATTCTCATCATTTGTTTTAAGCAACTGCCAAGCacttgaaataataattaaaaaaatcttaCTGAAGCAATCAAAAATGTTAGACCtatttgactcatttccttttcTCAGCTCATTGTGCTTCCATCATTAAATATTTTGTGTTAATTTGGTCAATATAGGTAATTTTAGATTTTAACCTACATTGTTGTTTCaatccaaatattgtgtcaaaaaCTAGTGACATCCATAGAAACTggtaaattaacaaaatattaactgtctatcaTGAGTGTAACGGGATGAAATAAGCTGAAATATATAATCGCAAGGTAAAAGATATTCCATTTCACGAGCCCCATTAAATAATAGGTTTGAACCTGCAAGTCACAGCTGGTAACTGACATTTTCAGTTACATAAAGCTTTTGCGCTGTTACAGCATGCAGCATCTAAAAATGTTGTAACACTGCTAATGGTCTACTTACATAGACAGacaaaattttgaataattgtTTTGATTTGACACAGATTCAACATGGCGAATTTAGAAACGATGCAAAAAATTCTTCAAAGATCCATGGAATTCCTGTGTAATAATTTGGAACCTGAGGATGTTTTGTTGGCTCTTCATGCCAAAGTGCTGAGTGCAGATGATGTACAGATAATACGCCATGAAATCACAAATACAGCAAGGGTGGAAAAGATGCTTACTATTTTGATGAGAAAACAGCTGCATTGTTATGTTATCTTCAGGCAAGTTTTGAGGAAAAAACGCACCGACTTGTATGACAAAATGAAGACGGAAGAGATAGAACAGATTGAACTTTAACCCATGTAAGTTAAACTTATTTGAGTGTGTATGCAATTAATTCAGTTTGATATACAACTACActctttaggccaaaaaaaaaagtttgtttcctgtagcgcgcatttcgtttttgacggcttatgtgagcatttgaattttttttttttcacttacaaagaaaaaaaaaaagaaaaaaaaacccggaaaaatcacacaaaaataatataaaacactactggagtaaacatttacacattacacaacaaataaacaatataaatattcttgaatatgaagaattatgatttttttttttttttttaaaacccactgtcaattcccattccaatttgcagcgaaaagggtattttttcccatttcaagacatggattaaaaaaaaaaacgcatttcgcattttactttttggacctgctacaggaaacaaacatggtttttttttgctttatcaaAGGGAAAGTACTTTGTCACATTTTTGCCGGTGCACTGAGAAATGGTGTAAATTCCAAGTGAGGTCCTGATTGgctaataagccaaatcgctattgtaacttccggcttttttaggacactttgcccatTGACCAatctggaaaattcagaaaaattcgggttttgtgcgtacaaaatataatttaaaacgtgtttaaagataaaaacaaacttaaaaaacattattatttaatgaattaattatttaaatatttttaatgataacattatgacaataataaataaattattaataattacagcaattttcccgataggtcaaaggacaaagtgtcctaaaactgcaaaaactgtcccacaatgcattgcaaacttccaatgccgattgggcttatttatTGAGTCACATGCACATCATGAAAAATGGACACCTCATTCGCTGAACAAGCTGGGTACATAGCGTGACTCTAGGCATGATGTGGTTCTTTTCATGCAATAAACAGTGCAAGCAACTTTATTCCACTATGTCTTGcttgtaacaaaaaaattgcagGTAGTAATTAATATTTGTTCCAATGACCATATAGGCTTTAATTCAGCCATTCTCAATAGGTGGACCAATAGCTGTTGGCCCTTGAGCAGCTCTGAAACATGCAAAACAAGGTGATTTGGCCCTCAAACTCATATTTGGCCCTTCATGGTCTGTGAGTAAATATAAATGAGAACCCCTGCTCTAAATGAATCCAATTCAATCATTAATATTCAAGAATAAAAATAATGCTCCAATTTGCTTGTGTTCAATGTATATCCATTGAATTTTGTAATACATGAAGATGTTTGACAGTATTACTTTTTGTTTCTTGATTGCCCTTCAGGTTTGAAAGAGGAAGTGGCTGAAGAGTAAgtgaaatatttaaattttaatatagAATTATTTTGACCAATACAAGAAAATAAAACAGTACAATATTATATCTATTTGTGAGTACACTAATGCACACATTTGAAATAATCTGTGAAACCCTCTGATGTGCTGGGATATACATGAACAGGttaaaacatttgatattttatgACAATATTTTGGTTCAAGTGCAAAAATGGTAGCAACAGGCATGGATTTGAGCATGGGCACACCGGGCCCCTGCCACCACTTTTTCGAGGGTcccaaataatttttaaaaatatatattttttacaattttgttagaaaaaacaataaaacccctttgtttttcttttcacttttacatgttttatggatGAGCAGCATTGCGTCTCCAAGCAAAGGTAGTCAAGACAGCCCAGCTGCAAGTGGTCAAGATAGTGGTGCAAGAGATGACAAGATGGAAGGAATCACACAACAACTACAAAAGACTGAAATCAGTAAGAAAcattaaatcttaaagattttgtACCGTTTCCCGTGTCCCAAATCTTATTTCCGCTCTGATGACATCAACATAAATCAATATTATAATCTATAGGCAGAGTTATAATGCGACAGTCAGTAACTTGTGACTTGAGTTAAAATGAGGGGGCTGATTTGTGATATTCGGCAACTcaaccccattgaatttgtacagtgacttgagCTAAAAATGAGTCCAAATGACTTGACCTGAATTTTGTGACTCATTATAACCCTGTTTGTAGGCGACCCTGATGTACAAATTACAGAACTGAAGTTGTAACGGTTGAGGTTAcacattttgaatgacccttgaACAAATATGTTGAATTACTATGTACAGATAAGTTGATGCATTTTGATGACACTCGCATAGAGTGATCTTTTTTTAGGGTGTTCAggaatttgaggtcaaaggtcatttaggggtcaagtGAGGGTGTTGATTTGGGGCGTTTCTTAATATGTGGTTGCCCAGACTCTACTCATCTACTCGGACTCTGATCACTCAAGATAGGTTCACCCCGAAAGTCCACTAATCGCCCGCCCGAAGCAGTCAATGGACTTTTGGGATTTCGTCTTCTTGCACCATTAAAGATAAACCAGCTGTGGACTTTCACAGTAAATCTTTCTTCAGTGATCAGAGTCTGAGTAAATGGTCGGGTAATGAGTAAATAGTCTGGTAATTATATTTACTGCAGTAACTGTATCCCAATGTATATCTCATTGTATATGTTTGATTTCTTACAGATACTGGCATATGGGAGAGAGCACTGGTGATAAGTGACAGCAGATTGAGATGGCTAGGAAACATGGCACATAATCCTACCAATGAGGACATAGCAGTGGCAGATTACACAAATGCTTCACAGGTGCATGTATACGATATGAATGGGAAGCCAAAGTTTACACTTGATGCTACACAAATGCTTCATAAACCCAGTGGTGTTGCGTATACCACCGGCAAGTATTGTGTCACAGACTGTACAGCATATGTCCGTTATTACAATGCTTACAATGGCAAATACTGTGGTAGATGGATGTCTGTGTATCCAGGTGGAGTACAGAAAGGTAACGAAGGAGCAAATCTAGAAGGAATATGTGTTGATAGAGCAAGTAATATTCTAGTAGGAGATGTAGGTGGCTATTGTATAAGCAAACACACAAGTGATGGAGATCACCTAGTCAGCTTCAAGGTGGTATTAAAACCAGACTATCTGGCTGTTACACCAGAGGATAATATCATCATCTCTGATCAGCGTTGTGTACAAATAGTCAATCAACATGGCCAGCTGATATGCAATGTTCAATATCCTAACATGAGTTTGCCACAGGGTGTGTGTTGTTGTAAAGAGCTAATACTTGTATGTGATTGGAACAGTCCCAACATCTACCGTTTGACTCAGTATGGCAAATATGTAGATTACATCCCCACTGACGCTACACAAGGTGATGGATGTTGCTGTGTGACAGTGAATGGGGATGGGACACAGATTTTTGTTTCTAGAGGTCATCCTGATAACAATAATAGCAGAGTGGAGGTATATAAACTTAAGAAATAGATATTACTTATCATAATATGGTGATTAAAATTAACATGTCACTCTGACACTGTTTGGCTGCTGCATGGGGTTCCACAGGGCTCAGTTATaggaccccaattttttttatactACATCCACCCTATTAGTCAGATCATCTGTCATCATAGTTTCCAATTCCACCTTTACATACATTATATACGTATTAACATTGAGACTAGTTTATCCGAAGTCAAAATATGACCTTTGCCCTAAACCctatgtcacagataggtaaaactataatTTTATTTCCGAGTCCTTATCTAGAGGAATAGTTTGGCATGAGCAATTTTTGAAATTGACCCCTGCATAAACTTTGATGACCTTTCCCTCTATCTTGGAAAGAAATTAAATCATGGCCTTTGTTAagtatatcaagagctatctgtgCCAATTTCTGTGCTTTTCTGGAAAAATGCACAATATGTTTGATATGCTGTATCATTTGCAGCAATACAAAAATAATTACCTAATTTTGGAGTTTTCAGTGGggaaaaatagattttcatttttcCCTGATTTCCCTGAGTAGCTGGGACCCCTGACATTTCAATTACTGTAGTTCATGAACATATTTGTCCAATTAAAGTAAATATATGAACAATTTGACCAATTCAAGCAAAATGTGAACAATatgattaaaaacaaacaaatcctaCACTTTTTTACATTTATGGGATATACATTTTATTGAGATAGATGACTCCCTTATGGGGTACCCCATACCTGAGCCACTTTGAATGGTACTCTTTCACTTACTCTTATAATTAGGAGCCTATAATACTCGTATAAACCAAGAATGTGACAAAAAGTTCTCATCAAACTGTATTAAATGGTTAAATTCAAGAAGAAAAGACATTTTCTTAATTGGTGCTAATATAATTACTGTATGGCAGCAGGTTGTCACAtgcggtttttttttataaatacatatttataaatataatcaaaGTTAACTGTACAAGATGGCTCAAAATActgaacttaaaggagtatttgtgATCCTtgcatcatctttttatgacatttttcagtagatataaaaattttagttgattccgattttttgtTTGAGAGTtattatacatgattatgtgttataCTGTTctgtagacaatgtgttgtaattacgttctggtgcaccagaacgaaattcaaatttcacgatatctttgctaaacgaattaaatatataatctgcaagaaattttttgtacatacacattatgcagccagaggtttccagtgatataaaaatcttaatattttggagaaaagtggggggatgatgctgtggatcacgaaatgccctttcaaaTGGTTGTTATCCtactttttatcaaattttttccATCATTTGGTTTTATACCTGTGTATTTAGTCAAGattaaattttgcaatattttgctaACTAAATTTTTTTGGTTAAAGAAATTCTACCCCTGGGAAGGgatctattcgctacttgcacggttccgccattatgcactatgtgcggggagagcctcgaactggcagcatacatgaatgggaattgaactagtcataacgctctgtgtaaggttacataattcttcctttcatgtatgctgccagttcgaggctctccccgcacatagtgcataatggcggaaccgtgcaagtagcgaatgggcaatcaaagtatttaaaaaaatttctttgTTACATaagattgaatgaaataaaacttgAATTTTAGATAAGAATATGTTTTTGTAATGGTGTTTACGTAGCTGGTTTCCTCTTCCTTTTTTGATTAGTTAATTGTTCAAATATCTATATTACTGTAtatgacaaaaacaaaaaacacagaaatatataaacaaatttaTGTACATGATACAAAGATAATCAAATCTGACAAAACAGTACATACAAATACAAGTTTTCAAATGTTATTTGCCCCTCTTATACGtgaaatgttatttttgaaataGATACAAATTCGACACTTCAGACTGCCCAGATtcccatgtgatgtgatcaagcaaaatgagtcggatgtcgggaatattgattttgggaTATAGCTAGTAATGGTATTCaactttgtaattttttggttCTCAGCActaacactaaaatgaccatatttcTGGAGCTGTAAGTCTAATTTTGATGGGCTTTTCAACAAAATATAGCTCTTAGAATGACCCATGTAAGGAaatttgaaaactgaattttaatttttatcaacaccaaactcattttgcttgatcgcatcacatatttatattatttttaaacttaaaagaaaactatttgctcccccccccctgaaaacaCAAGCTTGTTTCCTGCCAGGTCTTGAAATCAATAGAACACTTTGAGTCAACATATTTGATGTGATCACGTAAAGTCAGTCGCGAAAGGcgtaaatattgattttaagataaagccaaacaaagtaaatattttttgtttttgcccaattttcccccTTTtcctaaaacaaatataaaaaattgagTTTTGCCCAAAGAATTAGAAAAGGAGAACCAGGACTTGACTGCCATCTTGATACATTACAGGCATGGAGGTATTTGGAATGCGCTTGAAGCAATTGTTATCATGCAAGTGTGACATAGATTTAATGCCcatttgagagatgcacttgatgTGACCTGCACATGATACCAagagacgcttcagatgagatgcagaattagTTTCGTTCGACTTCGCACACGGTCAGCAAGaacccaaatacccccaattttctccccatagctgatagCGCTATTGTacatggcggtatagggagtccaggTTCTCCTCAAAATTCTGTGGTTTTGCCACTTAGTTCCAATAAAGAGGATTGCGCTATATTTGGTTTGcacaataatattttttcaatcccccAAAATAAGTTGCGTTTTTCTGGAATATGAACAGCCATATAATAACATAACTAATTGAGTAGTAGTTACTGGATTTGATTATGTTTACCATATGTTTACAAACTATTTACATTAAGTGCACATTATATAGAAGGTAAGGTTTACATAATTCCCAGGGCATAATTAAGCATACATGATTCAATGGTTGTTTGtacaatattgaaaacttgtgGTACATGCCGTACATGTAGATCACAAAAGCACAATGTACATACTGGCAATAATTACATATTGTATCAGCAAGTTGtctgattttgtttttcaatagaAATTTACATAGAATGTTCTCCTATGTGTCCAAAATTTAGTCATCTTCATATtcacatatacatacatactCAGCCAAGTTGCAAAGCAACACTAtctatataatttggttcacctcaagttcggtagggaCGTACGTGCATATTTTGCTCGCCGCAGTATAAAATCTTGCATGTAAAGTTCAACACACGTAGTGTACCACATGCGTACAGGGGCGGTTTGCCGGCACGCTTGCAgagcaaccgcgaaaaagcatcaacattattaccaaacaaaaggtgaaccaaattatagctgATGGGGTGATTAAAggctccagttgaaatcaattgAGCTATAAAAAACGGAAGAAACATATTTAGGaataaaaaagtttgtttcctgtagatcacatgcattttgtttttgggagcaattttactgcattttatatttttattttagaaaTTCAGACAAAATGAAATTTGCTAGCAAAAAGTgataacaatatttttcaaaacattttttctcacacatattaaacattataaaatcattaaatatCCAATAAAAATCAATCTATAATTTTCCTAAAACTTTAAACTTACCTACTCTAGTtaatttgacaataaatatttgTGATGAAGCAAATGTTGCCATACATCACAACtctaaaaatttttaaaaatgtatttcgcATTTAGGTTTTTAAAGTTGCCAATAGGAAACAAACCTAActatctttcttcttttttttgactTATCACGAACACAGCTccaggcgtagatccggggaggcatttgccaggggatggtccatacaatcatcccccaatgttgctgtatgtgggtttctgaccaaattaacctcatatttggccattttagccccaaaagtgcacatttttgtgcgctttgcgcaaattaattttacttttgcaccatatttcaagtggcaaatttttttcgcgcgctttgcacgcatttgtaccataaacttattctttcgccaaaaggtgctgcattcactatacttccaaccccatcccccaatggcAAAAAGAAATGTACGCCACTGCACAGCTCTTGAAGCATTCAACTGTTTGATATTACACATGGAAGGAGGTAGGGAGTTCCATAAATATTTACAGAAATTCTGGAGTGTTATCACAATGTGGTTGGAGAATTTGATGGGCAGTTATGATTGCTTTTGTAACAcaatattcttttctttttcatgATACTCAAAAGCTTTCGTAATATTTTGACAACCTTAATGACCCATTTTAATACTTCCTATATTTTTATTTCCATTTGCGA contains the following coding sequences:
- the LOC140170956 gene encoding uncharacterized protein, with the translated sequence MVCLKEEVAEDIASPSKGSQDSPAASGQDSGARDDKMEGITQQLQKTEINTGIWERALVISDSRLRWLGNMAHNPTNEDIAVADYTNASQVHVYDMNGKPKFTLDATQMLHKPSGVAYTTGKYCVTDCTAYVRYYNAYNGKYCGRWMSVYPGGVQKGNEGANLEGICVDRASNILVGDVGGYCISKHTSDGDHLVSFKVVLKPDYLAVTPEDNIIISDQRCVQIVNQHGQLICNVQYPNMSLPQGVCCCKELILVCDWNSPNIYRLTQYGKYVDYIPTDATQGDGCCCVTVNGDGTQIFVSRGHPDNNNSRVEVYKLKK